The Ptychodera flava strain L36383 chromosome 3, AS_Pfla_20210202, whole genome shotgun sequence region CCATAAAGTTGAAAGAAgaattgcggccattttatcgTTAACTTCAAATTCTAGCTGCATCCCTGGAAGAAATTACATTTAGCCTGGTTCGGATAATGTCATGAATTACTACATACtgaatatttgaagttacatttttGTAGCGTCACTGGTTTTCATGGCCTCAGATACCAGGACGTTTACAAAGTAAGGTTACAAACCTGAATAGCCGTAGATGTCAGGATTGTAGAAGTTGTAGTCGGCGATTTCCTTGTACCATCTGTTTGAGAATCCATAACCTGTGAATGGAACATGCACAGTCAGTGAGGACACAGCGCATGAGCAGACACGGTGGGCACACATAATCCAAAATATCGCTAGTAAGCTTATTAGGGAACCAAGCATTGTCTTTAAAAAATGCATGCGCAGTTATCAAATAGACTGCTCTGTGCGATGAGAGAGGTCGATTTTATAGGGGCTTGGAGCACTACCTCACCCCAGCGGGGGAGGGAGGGTACTCATACGGAGATGTGCCGCCCAAGCTGAACACATATTTatcataaggccaaagtaattaaattctttgttttgcgtccactctaaatgggaaaaggtacgcgtctaagcggctgaaaaacacacacaagaaaattgacacaatgtaatttgattgcagcaaataacaaattgtaacaaaattttcgttcagaaaagctaattggtcatgtcctaaaatttcctattcaaataccagtgtgtgtttttcgtggaaaccttaaaaacctaggcgtgtggggacgcaaaacaaagagattaattactttggcctaatattCAAAACACGACCCATTGCTAGGGATTTCTTGACAAACTTAGTCATCCCCTCTGTTTGTTAAGCTGTTACAGAATCATATGAGGGTTTTTTCGGATGTAAAATCAACCCATGTTAAATTTCGTGAACTCAAAGTGACTACTTCAGGTGGACCATAGATGTACACCTTTCTATTGGACTGCCAACCCCATTTCCCTCCCCGGTCTTCACCAACCACAAGTCAAAGTTGTTGAACGTCACAGGCAGGTAGATAAATGCACGTAAACATTTTAAGAAACAACTCACCAGTTTGTCTGTCTTCGCTCACTAGCTGCAGCATGTCAATATTTTCGCCATGGGGCAGATCAGAATGGGCAAGGCCGCCGACGGCGTTGGCCGTGGCCACTGGGCGGGCAGCAGCGGCCAGTTTGGAATCCCACGTAAGTGCAGGTACACCGTGGAGACAACGGAAGTAATTCTGGGCTTCCAGGATTTGGTCTTCTAGGTCTTTGGTGCCCGTGTTGCCGATTTGCTTTGGTTTGGTGCATCCGTTGGCGTCCGTTTCACCCCAGCCTATAATAGTATTCAGAAACATAGAGAATTATTAAGTGTTTGGTAGTTAACTATTTCCCTAGCAAATTGCGACCAACAACTCACAATCCCACAGGCGAGCTAGGATTAAAAAGTCtattgaaatataatattaatatcATAAAGATGAAATATTATTAGCAATGCAACCCTTTTGGTATTCAATCAGGGTTGAGCTTCTTTTCTGCTTGGCTTATACTTGATAAAAATTATCCTTGACACAGTACGTAGTCTCCGGCGTGTCCTAATACTACTTTAATACTAATCTACGATGTCGAATATAATTTATACACGTTCAAGGATTTTATCAATTATTGCTGATCAGAAATGAAGCTGTACCCTGATTCAATACCAAAACGTTTGCATTGATAATATGGATATTTCAAAATTGCGATAATAATATCACATTTCTTAGACTGTTTTCTCCCAGTTCGCTCTGAAAATACGTTACAGTTGGGCAACTTCAGGAAAGGGTTAATTTTGGGAGACAAGATTAACACACAGAAAGTCATGTTAATGGCCTGTGGTAgtatattttttccttgtccGTCTTACCAGAGAGTACGTTTCAAATATTTCGATAATGCGATCTTTCGTGTCGAGTGCTGAATGGGTTAGTTAAACTGAGTGTTTTTAACGTCAAAATGTATAATTCAAGATTGTTGGCTTCCAAGTACTAGAAGGGGAAGTGGCTGAGTCAAATCACGTGATTGTGTTACATAGGAGAAATACTTCTTCGTGAAGTTGTTGAATACTAGAACGCAAAGTGTTTGCCTTTCATGTGTCTAGAAATGGATGGGTGGGGGCCGATGTGACACTGAGTTTTGAAGAATATAAAGGTCGGGCCAGGAGTTAGGAAAGAAAGTTTTGTGTGGGTTGGATTTCTTTGAAAGTTTAATGACGGTCGGTGTGAGTAGACGAAGTACAGGATGGGCAATCAGAGGTAAAATCTATGATCTTATCGTCTGTGCAGTGAGGACGTTTTCcgtaattttgaaatgttcttCTCCAGACACGTCGGATTCTGGAGATATAAAAGCtatagttaaggtagtatgcgcctcgaaagtgaaagacttaaactcttgCTCAAACATTTCCATAGGAATATCtcaaccatttttttttcaaaatgaagaataagaAAATGGGGTCGCCGAAAAAAGTTTGGTACTATAGAGTAACAAGCTTCACaaaatttgccgatatttgaaattcaaaatgggtgccgtccctgtgttaactatggagacaaatacaatttttaattttcaaaatacaaaaacggTAACAGTGTTTTCTTTCTCCTTggtcttcaaaatgagccccaacaagttttagaccagaaaagaatattggaaaagtttgagagtccaaaatatctgtccccaaggcgcattctaccttaatcacaGAAGGTTAAAGAAGCACACTTACCGCAGTCGGATCGATCTTCGTCGCCCTTGTCGTCACAGATAGTGAAGCCGTCACATTTCTCGTAGTCGAACATGCAGTGGCCGCTGCCGTCCGTACAGGCCCATGGGTTGGTAGGATACAGCATGGCGCAGTCCTCAAAATAGTAAATACCATCATCACCTGGTCGAGAAAATAAACTCGAATCTCAATCACTCTTAGGAACAACGACTTATCTTGCATTAGGCAATCAtagtttttcccaccaaaatttaaaagcaaaattttaccaattttatgaatttttctatcattattttgattattttgaaccaaaaggatatcacatttcattggataaatcgttatcaaaattttgttaaaactctgaaaaaaattgactttgataTAGGTTTTATAAAGGCGGCGAAAATTGACttcggcgctcaaagggttaatcatctGTTTGTACAAAGAGATGCGATAGTGTACCGCTAGACGATGGGACATGGCAGTGAGAGTCACCTTGCTAATTATGACGTTCCCCTTCAGAAATCTATGAGGAGTATGATCAAAACTTCGGCACTGTTCACACTTAATTTTCACAGTAATTTATCGTGAGAATATACACACAATTATATGCATCCAATGcatattgttgtgaaattttatgTAAGACGAAAATACAATAGAATTGGATTTTACCAAATGTGTATTAATTTGCTATAACACTTTGTTGTCAGGTAGCGAATGCTAgccttggttcaagtctgtgatttgtgaatgtttgagtggggtaaACGCGattatttgtgttctgttttcgtATGAAACGTAACTATATTTGTGGtttgaacgcgatgagtggggttTACGCGACACGGGAGAGTTTCaacggtgaatccggcagaaacggACTCTCTGCTGCGCAGCCTTAAAGGTAACCCGTTCTGTCCCCAGCAAAAACTGACCTGGCCTGCTAAATTTCGAGTAGTTTTGTTTGGAATAGAAGAGACACAGGAGAAACTgttgcaaatgattttattctaaaattcaccgacttgaaccaagtttaaACGAATGCTATTGTGATTGCCACAATCTTATGGACTGATTTCACTTACCTCTTCGTTTCTTGGAGTCTGGTCCCTTTTTCAAGTCCTGTAAAGTTgacagacagaaaaaataaacagagaCATTAGGATTACTTTACATTCTAAAAAAGCTGTAGTAACTGCTCAATTGTAATAATCACAGTATAGCATCCGATCTCGACAGGGCAGTCCATATTTTATTCGCCGGGAACGGAAGTCTACAGTCGGGTAACTTACTCCGCTCTTCTAATTCCAAAGAACatcatttttccaattttttaaaacaagaaaTAATGTGCAAAGTGATTTCGTGTGCTTGGACTGTGAGATAGTTAAGGCTGCGTTtacaaaaaacggttaggggggctggaggaattcagggggattcgaaaattttgggggtagtagagggggacttgaaaattttgctctacctgtagggggacttgaaattttttggttcccttttgtgttttacattttccaattccaagtttttgtaggtaattcaatgaaaaatgaataccatttttatgtcatccaattgttgtaatgttagtaataatttaacaaaatctagaaccattttgtcacatttcatgacttttatctcgaaaaaatctaaagtgtgatttgtcgtaaaaaca contains the following coding sequences:
- the LOC139129718 gene encoding Golgi-associated plant pathogenesis-related protein 1-like → MPPIKSRLTLVILIVGCIAIASTQDLKKGPDSKKRRGDDGIYYFEDCAMLYPTNPWACTDGSGHCMFDYEKCDGFTICDDKGDEDRSDCGWGETDANGCTKPKQIGNTGTKDLEDQILEAQNYFRCLHGVPALTWDSKLAAAARPVATANAVGGLAHSDLPHGENIDMLQLVSEDRQTGYGFSNRWYKEIADYNFYNPDIYGYSGVTGHFTQVVWKETTKVGCAFANKKGSPYTMYVVVCEYDPPGNMFKEEAFKENVPSPI